The proteins below are encoded in one region of Pseudonocardia sp. DSM 110487:
- a CDS encoding DUF885 domain-containing protein has translation MTITDSAVRSLADDYVSRLADLDTRVATSLGTHPGDDRVPDLSPDGQRAVDELARATLAAIAAAEVADDDDRRCARLLRERLEAQLAVSDAGEHLRTVRNIFGPHAQVRQLFELMPTTSPDDWAVVARRMSKVPESFRGYTASLADGSSRGLHAAPRQVETVIGQLDEWLTGEGGSWFHSFAAKAPDGVPGAVRSGLAGAADAAASATRSLRDYLAGTYLPATAGTPDAVGPDRYRLGARLSTGSDLDLDEAYAWGWAEYRRIDAEMRREAEAVLPGADLRSAIRHLDENGPAVEGVEEVRAWLQQMMDTAIAELDGTHFDIAPPVRAVEAVIAPAGSAAAPYYTRPSLDFSRPGRTWLPTMGETRFPLWQLISTWYHEGVPGHHLQLAQWAYLASRLSTYQTSVGSVSGNIEGWALYAERLMDELGYLTVPGARLGYLDAQQMRAVRVVIDIGMHLELRVPADSPLHAGETWTPEIAREFFGAHSGRPAAFLDSEIVRYLGWPGQAISYKLGERAWLAGRDAAMAARGADFDLKAWHAAALSLGSLGLDDLTDELAKL, from the coding sequence GTGACGATCACCGACTCCGCCGTCCGTTCGCTCGCAGACGACTACGTCAGCCGGCTCGCCGACCTCGACACCCGGGTGGCGACGTCACTGGGCACCCATCCCGGCGACGACCGAGTGCCGGACCTCTCCCCCGACGGTCAACGCGCCGTCGACGAGCTGGCCCGCGCGACGCTCGCGGCCATCGCGGCGGCGGAGGTGGCCGATGACGACGACCGCCGCTGCGCCCGGCTGCTGCGCGAGCGGCTCGAGGCCCAGCTGGCGGTGAGCGACGCGGGAGAGCACCTGCGAACGGTCCGCAACATCTTCGGCCCGCACGCGCAGGTCCGGCAGCTGTTCGAGCTGATGCCCACGACCAGCCCGGACGACTGGGCGGTTGTGGCACGGCGGATGAGCAAGGTGCCGGAGTCGTTCCGGGGCTACACCGCCTCGCTGGCCGACGGATCCAGCCGCGGGCTGCACGCTGCGCCGAGGCAGGTGGAGACCGTGATCGGCCAGCTCGACGAGTGGCTCACCGGCGAGGGTGGCTCGTGGTTCCACTCGTTCGCGGCGAAGGCACCGGACGGCGTGCCGGGGGCGGTGCGGTCCGGGTTGGCCGGCGCCGCCGACGCGGCGGCGTCGGCCACCAGGTCGCTGCGCGACTACCTCGCCGGCACCTACCTGCCGGCCACGGCCGGCACCCCGGATGCCGTCGGGCCGGACCGCTACCGGCTCGGCGCCCGCCTGTCCACCGGTTCGGACCTCGACCTCGACGAGGCCTACGCATGGGGCTGGGCCGAGTACCGGCGGATCGACGCCGAGATGCGCCGGGAGGCCGAGGCCGTGCTGCCGGGCGCCGACCTGCGCAGCGCGATCCGTCACCTCGACGAGAACGGCCCCGCGGTCGAGGGCGTCGAGGAGGTGCGCGCCTGGCTGCAGCAGATGATGGACACCGCGATCGCCGAGCTGGACGGCACGCACTTCGACATCGCTCCACCGGTCCGCGCGGTCGAGGCCGTGATCGCGCCGGCAGGCAGCGCAGCGGCCCCGTACTACACGCGCCCGTCGCTCGACTTCTCCCGCCCCGGCCGCACCTGGCTGCCGACGATGGGCGAGACCCGCTTCCCGCTGTGGCAGCTGATCAGCACCTGGTACCACGAGGGAGTTCCGGGGCACCACCTGCAGCTGGCCCAGTGGGCGTACCTGGCGTCCCGGCTCTCGACCTACCAGACCTCGGTCGGCTCGGTGTCCGGCAACATCGAGGGATGGGCGCTCTATGCGGAGCGCCTGATGGACGAGCTGGGTTACCTGACGGTGCCCGGCGCCCGGCTCGGCTACCTGGACGCGCAACAGATGCGCGCGGTGCGGGTTGTGATCGACATCGGCATGCACCTGGAGCTGCGGGTGCCCGCCGACTCCCCGCTGCACGCAGGCGAGACCTGGACACCGGAGATCGCACGCGAGTTCTTCGGTGCGCATTCCGGGCGGCCTGCCGCGTTTCTGGACAGCGAGATCGTCCGCTACCTCGGCTGGCCGGGCCAGGCGATCAGCTACAAGCTCGGGGAACGCGCATGGCTCGCAGGCCGCGACGCGGCCATGGCGGCGCGAGGCGCCGACTTCGACCTGAAGGCATGGCACGCCGCTGCACTGTCGCTGGGCAGCCTCGGCCTCGACGACCTCACCGACGAGCTCGCGAAGCTCTAG
- a CDS encoding BTAD domain-containing putative transcriptional regulator gives MRFGVLGPLAVWTDAGTPVVVPGAKVRALLADLLVHRGSLVTADRLIEDLWGADAPRRPLGALQVKVSQLRRALDGAEPGARGLLVSRGHGYVLDVPASAVDAGRFAELVAAARGGGAATAATRVAEALALWRGPAFADVADEEFAAPAIAELEELRLGAVELDAEARLELGEVDAVIGELNTLLDQHPLREKLQATRLRALYRAGRQAEALQRYDELRIRFRDELGLDPSPELVELHRAILTQERALDAPATPRTNLPATWDDIVGRDRDVADLRTVLATARLVTLTGPGGVGKTRLAVETARLLVPTTRDGVWMVDLSGLDAARGDAVGELAELVAATLDLHDDASTDPVRRIVDAIADRHVLLLLDNCEQIVEPAAELVAALLRRAPELRLLATSREPLGLRGEVVRPVQALDLPSDGADPAGSAAVQLFVARAAAVAPGFALTRDNAAMIAAVCRQLDGLPLALELAAARVRTLGLAELAARIDDRFRVLGSGPRDAPRRQRTLRAVMDWSWEPLSESERAVLRRLAVTADGCTTGLAEEVCAGEPVDRDDVLELLSRLVDRSLVLPVESGGGRTRYRLLETVAAYACERLHEAGEEEATRYRHAVACAELAERAAPRLRGPEQKEWLSGLDAETANMKAALDTAVARPDPALALRLVNALTWYWFLRGRHRTAGRSLAAALRIAGPERSVARAAAGAALAAVRIRERSVDDPVAHSRTALDAFTGLGSPGALAHARWLHAFVMSGIGELEAGEHLAASALATFHELGDGWGAAAALREVSMYTMSRGRLDEARRAGEESARLFDELGDRWGQASAAEVLGNLDEIAGDQESAARRHRDGLRCAEELQLWPAVIDHLSRLGRIAALTGEPALADDRHRRALELAREQGYESKAVYAQLGLGMVARRTGRFDEAAEHLTALHEWYRTAGYEPGKAISLAELGFLAEQRGDAETAGRLHIEGLDAARRSGDPRAVAFAFEGLAGERVLRGEYRHAARLLGAAAATRAGIDGTEASSDRGDVDRITAAARAALGEAFDAEFARGSDLDADAVLAERRQSNTAGWGG, from the coding sequence GTGCGATTCGGGGTGCTCGGGCCGCTGGCGGTGTGGACCGATGCCGGCACACCCGTGGTGGTGCCGGGCGCGAAGGTCCGTGCCCTGCTCGCCGACCTGCTGGTGCACCGCGGCAGCCTCGTCACGGCCGACCGGCTGATCGAGGACCTCTGGGGAGCCGACGCGCCCCGCCGGCCGCTCGGTGCGCTGCAGGTGAAGGTCTCCCAGCTGCGGCGGGCCCTCGACGGTGCCGAGCCCGGCGCCCGCGGGCTCCTGGTCTCGCGCGGGCACGGTTACGTCCTCGACGTACCGGCCTCCGCCGTGGACGCCGGACGGTTCGCCGAGCTCGTGGCGGCGGCGCGCGGAGGCGGGGCCGCGACGGCCGCGACGCGCGTCGCAGAAGCGCTCGCGCTGTGGCGCGGGCCGGCGTTCGCCGACGTCGCCGACGAGGAGTTCGCCGCGCCCGCGATCGCCGAGCTCGAGGAGCTGCGCCTCGGCGCCGTCGAGCTGGACGCCGAGGCGCGCCTCGAGCTCGGCGAGGTCGACGCCGTGATCGGCGAGCTGAACACCCTGCTCGACCAGCACCCGTTGCGGGAGAAGCTGCAGGCCACCCGGCTACGCGCGCTGTACCGGGCCGGCCGGCAGGCCGAGGCCCTGCAGCGCTACGACGAGCTGCGCATCCGGTTCCGCGACGAGCTCGGCCTCGACCCGTCGCCGGAGCTCGTCGAGCTGCACCGAGCGATCCTGACCCAGGAACGAGCGCTGGACGCGCCCGCGACGCCGCGCACCAACCTGCCCGCCACGTGGGACGACATCGTCGGGCGGGATCGCGACGTCGCGGACCTGCGCACCGTGCTCGCGACGGCCCGACTCGTGACGCTCACCGGCCCTGGCGGGGTCGGGAAGACGCGGCTGGCCGTCGAGACCGCCCGCCTGCTCGTCCCCACCACGCGCGACGGGGTGTGGATGGTCGATCTGTCCGGGCTCGACGCCGCCCGCGGCGACGCGGTCGGCGAGCTGGCCGAGCTGGTGGCCGCCACTCTCGACCTGCACGACGACGCGTCCACCGATCCGGTCCGCAGGATCGTCGACGCGATCGCGGACCGGCACGTGCTGCTCCTGCTCGACAACTGCGAGCAGATCGTCGAGCCGGCCGCGGAGCTGGTCGCCGCGTTGCTCCGCCGCGCACCGGAGCTGCGCCTGCTCGCGACGAGCCGGGAACCGCTCGGTCTGCGCGGCGAGGTCGTGCGGCCGGTGCAGGCGCTCGACCTGCCATCCGACGGGGCCGATCCCGCCGGCTCCGCGGCCGTGCAGCTCTTCGTCGCACGCGCCGCCGCCGTGGCGCCGGGGTTCGCGCTCACGCGGGACAACGCGGCGATGATCGCGGCCGTCTGCCGGCAGCTCGACGGGCTCCCGCTCGCGCTGGAGCTCGCGGCGGCCCGCGTCCGCACGCTCGGCCTCGCCGAGCTCGCCGCACGCATCGACGACCGGTTCCGCGTGCTCGGCTCCGGCCCGAGGGACGCCCCCCGGCGGCAGCGGACCCTCCGGGCCGTCATGGACTGGAGCTGGGAGCCGCTATCGGAGTCCGAGCGGGCGGTGCTGCGCAGGCTCGCGGTCACCGCGGACGGCTGTACCACGGGCCTCGCCGAGGAGGTGTGCGCGGGCGAACCCGTCGACAGGGATGACGTGCTCGAGCTCCTGTCCCGGCTCGTGGACCGCTCGCTGGTGCTGCCGGTCGAGAGCGGCGGCGGCCGCACCCGCTACCGGCTGCTCGAGACCGTCGCCGCGTACGCGTGCGAGCGGCTCCACGAGGCCGGCGAGGAGGAGGCCACCCGGTACCGCCATGCGGTCGCCTGCGCGGAGCTCGCCGAGCGCGCCGCACCCCGGTTGCGCGGTCCCGAACAGAAGGAATGGCTGTCCGGGCTCGATGCGGAGACGGCGAACATGAAGGCGGCGCTGGACACCGCCGTCGCCCGGCCCGACCCGGCGCTCGCGCTGCGACTGGTGAATGCGCTCACCTGGTACTGGTTCCTCCGGGGCCGCCACCGCACAGCCGGTCGGTCGCTGGCGGCGGCGCTGCGGATCGCGGGGCCGGAACGGTCGGTCGCGCGGGCCGCCGCAGGAGCCGCGCTCGCCGCCGTCCGGATCCGGGAGCGGAGCGTCGACGATCCGGTGGCGCACAGCCGCACCGCGCTCGATGCCTTCACCGGCCTTGGCTCGCCGGGCGCGCTCGCACACGCCCGTTGGCTGCACGCCTTCGTCATGAGCGGGATCGGCGAGCTGGAGGCGGGCGAGCACCTCGCCGCCTCGGCGCTCGCGACGTTCCACGAGCTGGGCGACGGGTGGGGCGCGGCGGCCGCGTTGCGCGAGGTGAGCATGTACACGATGTCCCGCGGCAGACTCGACGAGGCGCGGCGGGCCGGGGAGGAGAGCGCGCGGCTCTTCGACGAGCTCGGCGACCGGTGGGGACAGGCCAGCGCGGCCGAGGTGCTCGGGAACCTGGACGAGATCGCGGGCGATCAGGAGTCGGCGGCGCGGCGCCACCGGGACGGCCTGCGGTGCGCCGAGGAGCTCCAGCTGTGGCCCGCCGTGATCGACCACCTGAGCCGCCTCGGCCGCATCGCCGCCCTCACCGGCGAGCCCGCGCTCGCCGACGACCGCCACCGCCGCGCGCTGGAACTCGCGCGGGAGCAGGGCTACGAGTCGAAGGCGGTCTACGCCCAGCTCGGCCTCGGCATGGTCGCCCGCCGCACCGGCCGGTTCGACGAGGCAGCGGAGCATCTGACGGCCCTGCACGAGTGGTACCGCACCGCGGGGTACGAGCCGGGGAAGGCGATCAGCCTCGCCGAGCTCGGTTTCCTCGCCGAGCAGCGCGGCGACGCGGAGACCGCGGGCCGCCTGCACATCGAGGGCCTCGACGCGGCACGTCGCAGCGGAGACCCACGCGCGGTCGCGTTCGCGTTCGAAGGGCTCGCCGGCGAGCGTGTGCTGCGCGGCGAGTACCGCCACGCCGCCCGGCTGCTCGGCGCCGCGGCGGCCACCCGTGCGGGAATCGACGGGACCGAGGCGTCCAGCGACCGCGGCGACGTCGATCGGATCACGGCGGCCGCGCGAGCGGCGTTGGGCGAGGCGTTCGACGCCGAGTTCGCCCGTGGCTCCGACCTCGATGCCGATGCCGTCCTAGCGGAGCGGAGGCAATCGAATACAGCAGGATGGGGCGGGTGA
- a CDS encoding NADPH-dependent FMN reductase — protein MNTRILAISGSLRFDSVNTALLRAAAAVSADDTWVELWCGLGAIPPFNEDGEHDTPASVADMRAAIAGADALLVSTPEYNGSIPGQLKNALDWASRPYGDSVLSGKLVGITSASPGDYGGAWAAEHLGKVLRTAGGQVLEPSFSLPLADQAFEPGTDVLRDPAHTAALTGLVSALQTAAQPALAVAN, from the coding sequence ATGAACACCCGCATCCTCGCCATCTCGGGCAGCCTCCGCTTCGACTCGGTCAACACCGCACTGCTGCGCGCCGCCGCCGCCGTCTCGGCCGACGACACGTGGGTCGAGCTCTGGTGTGGCCTGGGCGCCATCCCGCCGTTCAACGAGGACGGCGAGCACGACACCCCGGCCTCCGTTGCGGACATGCGCGCGGCGATCGCCGGTGCCGACGCCCTGCTGGTCTCCACCCCCGAGTACAACGGCTCGATCCCCGGCCAGCTGAAGAACGCGCTGGACTGGGCGTCGCGGCCCTACGGCGACTCGGTGCTGTCCGGCAAGCTCGTCGGGATCACCAGCGCCAGCCCCGGCGACTACGGCGGCGCATGGGCGGCCGAGCACCTCGGCAAGGTGCTGCGGACCGCCGGCGGCCAGGTGCTGGAGCCCTCCTTCTCGCTGCCGCTCGCCGACCAGGCGTTCGAGCCCGGCACGGACGTGCTCCGCGACCCCGCCCACACCGCTGCCCTCACCGGTCTGGTCTCCGCCCTGCAGACCGCGGCGCAACCCGCCCTCGCCGTGGCGAACTGA
- a CDS encoding MFS transporter — translation MSAVVTAAPPVSRTFPRVALFALAAGAFVMCTAEFVIAGLLPDIAADLGVGISTAGLLISGYAAAIVVGGPVFVVAGTRIPRGRLLVFAAAVFVAGNVLSAVAGSYGPLMAGRVIGALGQGAFLATASVVAADLVAPSLRTRAIALVFAGGTAANVAGSPLGALVGQLLGWRATFWAVAVLGVVALAAVAAAVPATPPPVPTTLRSGFGAFRNGQVWLTLAIGVAGPGGLFAAYTYIAPLLTSASGYPPQAIAAVLGLFGIGLLVGNSIGGRFGGGAQLRVLGIALAVLATGLAGLAVGAHSTVVATVLLVVVGAGAFAMVAPFMTRLIDQAAGAPLLAAAAGGSATNTGAALGAYLGGLAIDTPLGVTGPPVAGAMIAAFGLVAVLAASATATRYP, via the coding sequence ATGAGTGCCGTCGTCACCGCCGCCCCGCCCGTGTCCCGCACCTTCCCGCGTGTCGCGCTGTTCGCGCTCGCCGCCGGTGCCTTCGTGATGTGCACCGCCGAGTTCGTGATCGCGGGCCTGCTGCCCGACATCGCCGCGGACCTCGGTGTCGGGATCTCGACGGCGGGCCTGCTGATCTCCGGCTACGCCGCGGCCATCGTCGTCGGTGGCCCGGTGTTCGTCGTGGCGGGCACCCGGATCCCGCGTGGTCGGCTACTCGTGTTCGCGGCGGCCGTGTTCGTCGCCGGGAACGTGCTGTCCGCCGTCGCGGGCTCGTACGGGCCGCTCATGGCGGGCCGGGTGATCGGCGCGCTCGGGCAGGGCGCGTTCCTCGCCACCGCGTCGGTGGTCGCGGCCGACCTGGTGGCGCCGTCACTGCGAACCCGTGCCATCGCGCTCGTGTTCGCCGGCGGCACGGCGGCCAACGTGGCCGGCAGCCCGCTGGGCGCGCTCGTGGGGCAGCTGCTGGGATGGCGGGCCACGTTCTGGGCGGTCGCCGTGCTGGGCGTCGTGGCGTTGGCAGCGGTGGCGGCCGCCGTGCCCGCCACCCCACCGCCCGTGCCCACCACGCTGCGGAGCGGATTCGGGGCGTTCCGAAACGGCCAGGTGTGGCTCACGCTCGCGATCGGAGTGGCCGGGCCGGGTGGACTCTTCGCGGCCTACACCTACATCGCGCCCCTGCTGACGTCGGCCAGCGGCTACCCGCCTCAGGCGATCGCCGCGGTTCTCGGCCTGTTCGGGATCGGGCTCCTCGTCGGCAACTCCATCGGGGGCAGGTTCGGGGGCGGCGCCCAGCTCCGGGTGCTCGGCATCGCGCTCGCGGTGCTCGCGACCGGGCTGGCCGGGCTGGCCGTCGGCGCGCACTCCACGGTCGTGGCCACCGTCCTGCTGGTGGTCGTCGGGGCGGGCGCGTTCGCCATGGTGGCGCCGTTCATGACCAGGCTGATCGACCAGGCCGCAGGCGCACCGCTGCTCGCCGCGGCCGCGGGTGGCTCGGCGACGAACACGGGCGCCGCGCTCGGCGCATACCTCGGCGGGCTCGCGATCGACACCCCGCTCGGGGTCACCGGCCCGCCGGTGGCCGGCGCGATGATCGCCGCGTTCGGCCTGGTGGCGGTACTCGCGGCCAGTGCCACTGCCACTCGATACCCTTGA
- a CDS encoding GtrA family protein — protein sequence MTATQPASAQHPGLAAQLGRFVAVGALSALVDFGGYHALLALGTWVHLAKAISFILGTTTAYLLNRRFTFTATAGGSARFAGFVLLYGTTFAINIGMNALMLAVLPQMPFRTSLAWVIAQGCATAINFVMLRTVVFRR from the coding sequence GTGACCGCGACCCAGCCCGCATCGGCCCAGCATCCCGGCCTCGCCGCGCAGCTGGGCCGGTTCGTGGCCGTCGGGGCGCTCTCCGCGCTCGTCGACTTCGGCGGCTACCACGCCCTGCTCGCGCTCGGCACATGGGTGCACCTGGCGAAGGCCATCAGCTTCATCCTCGGCACCACCACGGCGTACCTGCTCAACCGCCGGTTCACGTTCACCGCAACCGCGGGCGGCAGCGCCCGGTTCGCGGGCTTCGTGCTGCTCTACGGCACCACGTTCGCGATCAACATCGGGATGAACGCGCTGATGCTCGCCGTGCTGCCGCAGATGCCGTTCCGCACGAGCCTGGCGTGGGTGATCGCGCAGGGCTGTGCCACAGCCATCAACTTCGTGATGCTCCGCACGGTGGTCTTCCGCCGCTGA
- a CDS encoding glycosyltransferase, translated as MVVTRHRTELLTESLAALAKQTHPIAHLIVVDNGPDQSAQAVVENCGLPATWIPSWTNLGGAGGFALGMLHALAMGADWIWLGDDDGMPADESTLSTLVELAQRRRLAAVSPTVADKDRPDRLAFPVRRGLTWHRSRAELAADVKHGADDELLPGIAALMNGALFRASTLDVVGVPDLRLFVRGDEVEVHRRLVRSGLPFGTSLRAAYLHPAGADDDKPMLGGRLHARDPDDPVKRYYTYRNRGFLVSQPGMRRVGVLEVPRFAWYFLVTKRSPREFLQWVRLVRQGRAERFRRP; from the coding sequence GTGGTGGTCACCCGCCACCGCACCGAGCTGCTCACGGAGTCGCTTGCCGCGCTCGCGAAGCAGACCCACCCGATCGCGCACCTGATCGTCGTCGACAACGGTCCCGACCAGTCCGCTCAGGCGGTCGTCGAGAACTGTGGCCTACCGGCCACCTGGATCCCGTCCTGGACGAACCTCGGCGGCGCGGGCGGGTTCGCCCTCGGGATGCTGCACGCACTTGCCATGGGCGCCGACTGGATCTGGCTGGGCGACGACGACGGCATGCCCGCCGACGAGTCCACCCTCTCCACGCTCGTCGAGCTCGCCCAGCGCCGCCGCCTCGCGGCCGTATCCCCGACGGTGGCCGACAAGGACCGGCCCGACCGGCTCGCCTTCCCCGTCCGGCGCGGCCTCACGTGGCACCGCTCCCGCGCCGAGCTCGCCGCCGACGTCAAGCACGGCGCCGACGACGAGCTGCTGCCCGGGATCGCGGCATTGATGAATGGGGCACTGTTCCGGGCGTCCACGCTCGACGTCGTCGGCGTGCCGGACCTGCGGTTGTTCGTGCGCGGCGACGAGGTGGAGGTGCATCGGCGGCTGGTGCGCTCCGGGCTGCCGTTCGGCACCTCGCTGCGGGCGGCCTACCTGCACCCGGCGGGCGCCGACGACGACAAGCCGATGCTCGGCGGCCGGCTGCACGCCCGCGACCCCGACGACCCGGTGAAGCGCTACTACACCTACCGCAACCGCGGGTTCCTGGTGTCCCAGCCGGGGATGCGGCGGGTCGGGGTGCTGGAGGTGCCCCGGTTCGCCTGGTACTTCCTGGTGACGAAGCGCAGCCCACGTGAGTTCCTGCAGTGGGTGCGGCTGGTCCGCCAGGGCCGGGCGGAACGCTTCCGCCGCCCCTGA
- a CDS encoding ABC transporter ATP-binding protein, whose amino-acid sequence MVSIDIEGAAVDFPIFDAKTRSLKKAVLGRAGGRIGTESKVPIIEALRDVTVSLRRGDRVALVGHNGAGKSTLLRLMSGIYEPTRGRASVVGKVAPVFDLAVGMDPEISGFENILIRGLFLGMTRKQMEARVDDIAEFTELGDYLSMPLRTYSTGMRVRLALGVVTSIDPEILLLDEGIGAVDAEFLAKARDRLNELVERSGILVFASHSDEFLADLCDTAIWMDHGTIREHGPLREVLHHYKGRDVLAEIDAR is encoded by the coding sequence ATGGTCAGCATCGACATCGAAGGTGCCGCGGTCGACTTCCCGATCTTCGACGCCAAGACACGCTCGCTGAAGAAGGCCGTGCTCGGCCGAGCGGGCGGGCGCATCGGCACCGAGTCGAAGGTCCCGATCATCGAGGCGCTCCGCGACGTCACGGTGTCGCTGCGTCGCGGCGACCGCGTGGCGCTCGTCGGGCACAACGGCGCAGGCAAGTCCACGCTGCTGCGGCTGATGTCGGGCATCTACGAGCCCACCCGCGGGCGCGCGAGCGTCGTCGGCAAGGTGGCGCCGGTGTTCGACCTCGCCGTCGGCATGGACCCGGAGATCTCCGGCTTCGAGAACATCCTCATCCGCGGTCTGTTCCTGGGCATGACCCGCAAGCAGATGGAGGCACGGGTCGACGACATCGCCGAGTTCACCGAGCTCGGCGACTACCTGTCGATGCCCTTGCGCACCTACTCCACGGGCATGCGGGTGCGCCTCGCGCTCGGTGTGGTCACGAGCATCGACCCGGAGATCCTGCTGCTCGACGAGGGCATCGGCGCGGTAGACGCCGAGTTCCTCGCCAAGGCCCGCGACCGGCTCAACGAGCTGGTCGAGCGGTCCGGCATCCTGGTGTTCGCCTCCCACTCCGACGAGTTCCTCGCCGACCTGTGCGACACCGCGATATGGATGGACCATGGCACCATCCGCGAGCACGGCCCGCTGCGCGAGGTGCTCCACCACTACAAGGGACGTGACGTGCTGGCCGAGATAGACGCCCGGTGA
- a CDS encoding ABC transporter permease, which translates to MAQTMTTGDDRAEGATPARPVVVDVAGSRSWQRAFGDLGQGWKQRPLWGYLGWQDIKQRYRRSVLGPLWVSISMAVVATAMGILYGALFQMDLATFLPYVATGLLIWNFVNGCILEGSEVFIANEGLIKFLPAPLSLHVYRLVWRQTLFFLHNLVVWAVLMVIFPHPLGWSLLLAFPAFAVLVLNGAWIAVLAGIVATRFRDIPPIIASLTQLLFFMTPIVWQYDTLLKNPAVAERARIAELNPVMHFVEILRQPMLGQPIVWRHWYVVAVITVAGCVAALVFLRNYRSRVAYWV; encoded by the coding sequence CGGCCCGTCGTGGTCGACGTCGCCGGTTCGCGCAGCTGGCAGCGCGCGTTCGGCGACCTCGGGCAGGGATGGAAGCAACGCCCCCTGTGGGGCTACCTGGGCTGGCAGGACATCAAGCAGCGGTATCGACGCTCGGTGCTCGGGCCGCTGTGGGTCAGCATCAGCATGGCCGTCGTCGCCACCGCCATGGGCATCCTCTACGGCGCGCTGTTCCAGATGGATCTCGCCACGTTCCTGCCGTACGTGGCCACGGGGCTGCTGATCTGGAACTTCGTGAACGGCTGCATCCTCGAGGGCAGCGAGGTGTTCATCGCCAACGAGGGTCTGATCAAGTTCCTGCCGGCACCGCTGTCCCTGCACGTGTACCGGCTGGTGTGGCGGCAGACCCTGTTCTTCCTGCACAACCTGGTCGTGTGGGCGGTCCTGATGGTGATCTTCCCGCACCCACTCGGCTGGTCGCTCCTGCTCGCGTTCCCGGCATTCGCGGTGCTGGTGCTCAACGGGGCGTGGATCGCCGTGCTCGCCGGCATCGTGGCCACCCGGTTCCGGGACATCCCGCCGATCATCGCGAGCCTCACGCAGCTGCTGTTCTTCATGACGCCGATCGTCTGGCAGTACGACACGCTGCTGAAGAACCCGGCGGTGGCCGAGCGGGCGCGCATCGCCGAGCTCAACCCGGTGATGCACTTCGTGGAGATCCTGCGCCAGCCGATGCTGGGCCAGCCGATCGTGTGGCGGCACTGGTACGTGGTCGCCGTGATCACCGTGGCGGGCTGCGTCGCCGCACTCGTCTTCCTCCGCAACTACCGCTCCCGCGTGGCGTACTGGGTCTGA